A region of Streptomyces sp. NBC_00654 DNA encodes the following proteins:
- a CDS encoding enoyl-CoA hydratase/isomerase family protein, with protein sequence MTLRTERDRETGVAVVTLDRPEKLNAIDLAMAGDLAARWRDFRFDESVRAVVLTGAGGRAFCTGIDRGAEVPQPSSPYSLDDPLLRIGPKANDLWKPVIAAVEGMACGGAFYLLGEAEFVVASEEATFFDPHTTYGMVSAYEAITMAQRMPFGEVARMSLMGTAERVTARRAYETGLVSEITPAGGAVAAAVRAAATIASYPTDAVQGTVRAVWSAKEAARTQAMAQAPHLIALGNLAPERQAELFAGRGGGGAPRLR encoded by the coding sequence ATGACGCTGCGCACGGAGAGGGACCGGGAGACCGGGGTCGCCGTGGTCACCCTGGACCGGCCGGAGAAGCTGAACGCCATCGACCTCGCCATGGCGGGTGACCTGGCCGCCCGCTGGCGGGACTTCCGCTTCGACGAGAGCGTGCGGGCCGTCGTCCTCACCGGGGCGGGCGGCCGGGCCTTCTGCACCGGGATCGACCGGGGCGCCGAGGTTCCGCAGCCGTCGTCCCCGTACTCCCTCGACGATCCGCTGCTGAGGATCGGGCCGAAGGCGAACGACCTGTGGAAACCGGTGATCGCGGCCGTGGAGGGGATGGCCTGCGGCGGCGCCTTCTATCTGCTGGGCGAGGCCGAGTTCGTCGTGGCCTCGGAGGAGGCGACCTTCTTCGACCCGCACACGACGTACGGAATGGTCAGCGCCTACGAGGCGATCACCATGGCCCAGCGGATGCCGTTCGGGGAGGTGGCCCGGATGTCCCTGATGGGCACGGCCGAACGGGTGACGGCCCGTCGTGCGTACGAGACCGGGCTGGTCAGCGAGATCACCCCGGCCGGTGGCGCGGTGGCGGCGGCGGTCCGGGCGGCGGCCACGATCGCCTCGTACCCGACGGACGCGGTCCAGGGCACCGTACGGGCGGTGTGGTCCGCGAAGGAGGCGGCCCGCACCCAGGCCATGGCACAGGCTCCGCACCTCATCGCGCTCGGCAATCTGGCGCCGGAGCGGCAGGCGGAGCTGTTCGCGGGACGGGGCGGGGGCGGGGCTCCCCGGCTGCGGTGA
- a CDS encoding lipid-transfer protein produces the protein MATLKDMTAIAGIGQTAFAKRLPESEKTLACRAIVAALDDAGIAASEVDAFASYTMEETDEVEIAKAIGAGDVTFFSKAGYGGGGSCATVAHLAAAVATGQASVGVAWRSRKRGSGPRPWKNTAVQLPTPAQWTRPYGLLRPADEIGMLARRYMHEYGATRDHLFNVALACRNRANQNPGAMMYERPLTREMYMTSRWISDPLCLFDNCLETDGALACVIVSAERARDCRQRPVFIHSVAQGLPAQHHGMVNYWNDDPLTGPAWTAARQLWKQADFGPGDVDVAQIYDAFTPLIPLSLEGYGFCGRGEGAAFTEGGALESGGRLPINTGGGGLSEAYVHGFNLITEGVKQLRGTSTAQVPDAATCLVTAGEGVPTSAVLLRS, from the coding sequence ATGGCGACGCTCAAGGACATGACGGCGATAGCCGGAATCGGACAGACGGCCTTCGCGAAACGGCTCCCCGAGTCCGAGAAGACCCTCGCCTGCCGCGCCATCGTGGCGGCTCTCGACGACGCGGGGATCGCCGCCTCGGAGGTCGACGCCTTCGCCTCGTACACGATGGAGGAGACCGACGAGGTCGAGATCGCCAAGGCCATCGGGGCCGGCGATGTCACCTTCTTCTCCAAGGCCGGTTACGGGGGCGGGGGTTCCTGCGCGACCGTCGCGCATCTGGCCGCCGCCGTCGCCACCGGACAGGCGAGCGTCGGAGTGGCCTGGCGGTCCCGGAAACGGGGCTCGGGTCCGAGGCCCTGGAAGAACACCGCCGTACAGCTGCCCACCCCCGCCCAGTGGACCCGCCCCTACGGGCTGCTGCGTCCGGCCGACGAGATCGGCATGCTGGCCCGGCGGTACATGCACGAGTACGGGGCCACCCGCGACCATCTCTTCAACGTCGCGCTCGCCTGCCGCAACCGGGCCAACCAGAACCCCGGCGCGATGATGTACGAACGGCCGCTGACCCGGGAGATGTACATGACCTCCCGCTGGATCAGCGATCCGCTCTGCCTCTTCGACAACTGCCTGGAGACCGACGGGGCGCTGGCCTGCGTCATCGTCTCCGCCGAACGCGCCCGCGACTGCCGGCAGAGGCCCGTGTTCATCCACTCCGTCGCCCAGGGCCTGCCCGCCCAGCACCACGGCATGGTCAACTACTGGAACGACGACCCGCTCACCGGCCCCGCCTGGACTGCGGCCCGGCAGCTGTGGAAGCAGGCCGACTTCGGGCCGGGCGACGTCGATGTCGCGCAGATCTACGACGCGTTCACCCCGCTGATCCCGCTCTCCCTGGAGGGCTACGGCTTCTGCGGGCGCGGCGAGGGCGCCGCGTTCACCGAGGGCGGGGCGCTGGAGAGCGGCGGCCGGCTGCCCATCAACACCGGGGGCGGCGGCCTCAGCGAGGCGTATGTGCACGGCTTCAACCTGATCACCGAGGGGGTCAAGCAGCTGCGCGGGACCTCCACCGCCCAGGTGCCCGATGCCGCCACCTGCCTGGTCACCGCCGGTGAGGGCGTGCCCACCTCCGCCGTACTGCTGAGGAGCTGA
- a CDS encoding Zn-ribbon domain-containing OB-fold protein produces MQTPDSLLLPVVDEDGAPFWEYAAAGELRVQACASPACGELRFPPRPCCPHCQSFDSEWRAMSGRGRIWSYVLPHPPLLPAYAEQAPYNAVVVELTDAPHIRLVGNVVSGPAAPLNSVDPGRLRIGAAVRAVFCPLTPEMTVVRWLLER; encoded by the coding sequence ATGCAGACCCCCGATTCCCTGCTGCTGCCCGTCGTCGACGAGGACGGGGCGCCCTTCTGGGAGTACGCCGCCGCCGGTGAGCTCCGCGTCCAGGCCTGCGCCTCCCCCGCCTGCGGCGAACTGCGCTTCCCGCCCCGGCCCTGCTGCCCGCACTGCCAGTCCTTCGACAGCGAGTGGCGGGCGATGAGCGGACGCGGCCGCATCTGGTCGTATGTGCTGCCGCACCCGCCGCTGCTCCCGGCGTACGCCGAACAGGCCCCGTACAACGCGGTCGTGGTGGAGCTGACCGACGCCCCGCACATCCGGCTGGTCGGCAATGTGGTGTCCGGGCCGGCGGCCCCGCTGAACTCCGTGGATCCGGGGCGGCTGCGGATCGGCGCGGCGGTACGGGCCGTCTTCTGCCCCCTCACGCCGGAGATGACCGTGGTCCGCTGGCTGCTGGAGCGCTGA
- a CDS encoding serine/threonine-protein kinase, translating into MVEQLTQHDPRRIGPFEVLGRLGAGGMGLVYLARSASGRRVAIKTVRTELAEDQLFRVRFTREVEAARAVSGFYTAAVVDADPRAAVPWLATAYVPAPSLEEIVNECGPMPTQAVHWLAAGIAEALQSIHGAGLVHRDLKPSNVLVVEDGPRVIDFGIASGVSNTRLTMTNVAVGTPAYMSPEQARDSRSVTGASDIFSLGSTLVFAATGHAPFHGANPVETVFMLLREGPDTEGLPDDLRPLIESCMQMDASLRPSPADLQARLAPHLFASGSDDSGTASAWLPARATAMIEQRRGGGRTAAPVAPAPVAAPPPPPRPPRAPDTGWRSDADLRSPTPLSSPAPMSSPAPDGGPVRLAGAQVPIGPGPRAGEGRGAAAAHPAAATGWVRAPAGLIGGATGQTAPTAPVPPPAVAPDVVPDRWRPWRFRMSNDVWGTPIVSGDLLYVTSFEVHALDVGNGRRQFKTRDVAWAMAVDGGRIHASDGPSLYALDAASGAEQWRLRTDAWVYCLKADRGTVLTATRGGGVQAWEASSGEKLWEVTGVQADFETPESGPVIHDGTVYLWQDARLRAVDARSGLERWSYPIGDAASCGGVPVRVTPAPDGYVYIAAGTRVLAVDTDSGRVSWHFESPAVFLSPPAFAPGPAVTGGGVYLADYLGTVYALDASTGKDRWRIATEARQSIEPVLVTAGNVHVGSGSALYTLDAVTGTPKWRFAAGGDVVGAPVVADGRVHFGSADHVLYTLDAAGGQLRWKLATGGEITGSPVARAGVVYACSKDRCVYALDALKGTGTGNKARA; encoded by the coding sequence GCCGTCAGCGGTTTCTACACGGCCGCCGTGGTCGACGCCGACCCCCGTGCCGCCGTGCCGTGGCTGGCCACCGCCTATGTGCCCGCGCCCTCCCTCGAGGAGATAGTGAACGAGTGCGGGCCCATGCCGACCCAGGCCGTGCACTGGCTGGCCGCCGGGATCGCCGAGGCCCTCCAGTCCATCCACGGCGCGGGCCTCGTCCACCGCGACCTGAAGCCGTCCAACGTCCTGGTCGTCGAGGACGGCCCCCGGGTGATCGACTTCGGTATCGCGTCCGGCGTCTCCAACACCCGGCTGACCATGACGAACGTCGCCGTGGGCACCCCCGCCTACATGTCTCCCGAGCAGGCGCGCGACTCGCGCAGCGTGACCGGTGCCAGCGACATCTTCTCGCTCGGCTCGACACTCGTCTTCGCCGCCACCGGCCATGCCCCGTTCCACGGGGCGAACCCGGTCGAAACAGTGTTCATGCTGCTCCGGGAGGGCCCGGACACCGAGGGGCTGCCGGACGACCTGCGGCCGCTGATCGAGTCCTGCATGCAGATGGACGCCTCGCTGCGGCCCAGCCCCGCCGACCTCCAGGCCAGGCTCGCCCCGCACCTGTTCGCCTCCGGGAGCGACGACAGCGGTACGGCGTCGGCCTGGCTGCCCGCGCGGGCCACCGCGATGATCGAGCAGCGCCGGGGCGGCGGCCGTACCGCCGCGCCGGTCGCCCCCGCCCCGGTGGCCGCACCCCCGCCGCCCCCGCGTCCGCCGCGCGCCCCGGACACCGGATGGCGCAGCGACGCCGATCTGCGCTCCCCCACCCCGCTCTCCTCGCCCGCCCCCATGTCGTCCCCGGCACCCGACGGCGGCCCGGTGCGGCTGGCCGGGGCGCAGGTGCCGATCGGTCCCGGTCCACGTGCCGGGGAGGGGCGCGGTGCCGCCGCCGCGCATCCGGCGGCGGCCACCGGCTGGGTCAGGGCGCCCGCCGGGCTGATCGGAGGGGCCACCGGGCAGACGGCCCCGACCGCCCCGGTGCCGCCCCCGGCCGTCGCGCCGGACGTGGTGCCGGACCGCTGGCGGCCCTGGCGTTTTCGCATGTCGAACGATGTGTGGGGGACGCCCATCGTCTCCGGCGACCTGCTGTACGTGACGTCCTTCGAGGTGCACGCGCTGGACGTGGGCAATGGCCGGCGCCAGTTCAAGACCCGGGACGTGGCCTGGGCGATGGCCGTCGACGGGGGCAGGATCCACGCCTCGGACGGCCCGTCGCTGTACGCGCTGGACGCGGCGAGCGGTGCCGAACAGTGGCGGCTGCGGACCGACGCCTGGGTGTACTGCCTGAAGGCCGACCGGGGCACCGTCCTGACGGCCACCCGGGGCGGCGGCGTCCAGGCGTGGGAGGCGTCCAGCGGCGAGAAGCTGTGGGAGGTCACGGGCGTCCAGGCGGACTTCGAGACGCCGGAGTCCGGGCCCGTGATACACGACGGCACGGTGTATCTGTGGCAGGACGCCCGGCTGCGGGCCGTGGACGCCCGCAGCGGCCTGGAGCGCTGGTCGTACCCCATCGGCGACGCGGCCTCCTGCGGCGGTGTCCCGGTCCGGGTGACCCCGGCCCCCGACGGATACGTCTACATCGCGGCGGGGACACGGGTGCTGGCCGTCGACACGGACTCGGGCCGGGTGAGCTGGCACTTCGAGTCGCCCGCCGTCTTCCTGTCGCCGCCCGCGTTCGCGCCCGGCCCCGCGGTCACCGGGGGCGGGGTGTACCTCGCCGACTACCTCGGCACGGTGTACGCGCTCGACGCGTCGACCGGCAAGGACCGCTGGCGGATCGCCACGGAGGCCCGGCAGTCCATCGAACCCGTGCTGGTCACGGCCGGGAACGTGCATGTGGGCAGCGGCAGCGCGCTGTACACCCTGGACGCGGTGACGGGCACCCCGAAGTGGCGGTTCGCCGCGGGCGGCGATGTCGTGGGCGCCCCGGTCGTCGCCGACGGCCGTGTGCACTTCGGCTCCGCCGACCATGTGCTGTACACCCTGGACGCGGCGGGCGGCCAGCTCCGCTGGAAGCTCGCCACGGGCGGCGAGATCACGGGCTCACCGGTCGCGCGGGCGGGTGTCGTGTACGCCTGCAGCAAGGACCGGTGCGTGTACGCGCTGGACGCGCTCAAGGGCACCGGCACGGGGAACAAGGCCCGCGCGTAG